The following are from one region of the Penaeus chinensis breed Huanghai No. 1 chromosome 5, ASM1920278v2, whole genome shotgun sequence genome:
- the LOC125025869 gene encoding NF-X1-type zinc finger protein NFXL1-like has protein sequence MLKKMGGRGRGRGKAKGAGGRGGGNGAWGSSRGALAAGGGFWDMPGGNQEKVKKARVQASGRGKEKPKEPNPEEEVKAGERKFATACKEIEDRVKKYYDTHQFQDLHDDEEEEDEDDMEEEGVLARVYSGYGEKREESRTQQYLQDAFKSGALVCLICIENIKRTDATWSCEECYCSFHMACVNKWAKDSIFQISEAQADDNQRVDKASIPWCCPKCRFQYGQSKIPSKYFCFCGKLMDPKFDPWLIPHSCGERCGKRLKPECGHSCLLLCHPGPCPPCPKMVESRCHCGQMPPQPRRCCSKNWSCGQLCSQVLACEQHKCEEPCHPGKCKKCPRQSRQNCNCGSETSLRECADPNWQCGKACGKRLNCRHHLCQKICHSEDCGDCPLSGERKCPCGKTQHILPCTQQIPTCGDTCGKLLSCGIHFCAERCHRGACSQCLQFCVKKCRCGSKQKEMACSKELTCEIKCKNLRDCRRHTCNKKCCLGDCPRCEQPCSRTLTCRNHKCESRCHQGPCYPCTIMHTITCRCGKRKIRVPCGREKYTKPPKCSEPCRVPPTCHHPERELHKCHQGNCPTCRLVCNLKLKCRHVCPAPCHDAVPVKVVDTSRRIGPWEPVAAPRIEIQKKPCPPCMVPVPTTCRGKHETPQWPCSDLRPYSCGRKCGRSLACTNHTCEVECHVVDGAPDNTKAGKNCAPCERKCSKARPQGCSHECKKACHPGNCATCHQLTKIKCHCGLTQLFVECEAWNTATTDKEMLQCCKNQCNKMMPCGHRCTKDCHSGPCSAPQNCKKKVAVRCPCKRQKKDFSCHLVGAGKATLECDDVCALKLKEKEKEQEEQANKKLEEEQARQKRELELFEKKMDGKKYKKRNRKVTESNSEKTFWNTYKSLLIFTATVVVAMSAYIIMGS, from the exons AGCTGGAGAAAGGAAATTTGCCACAGCCTGCAAGGAAATTGAAGATAGAGTAAAGAAATATTATGACACTCACCAGTTCCAAGATTtacatgatgatgaagaggaggaggacgaggatgatatggaggaggaaggtgttCTCG CTCGAGTGTACAGTGGATatggtgagaagagagaagagagtcgtACACAGCAGTATTTGCAGGATGCTTTCAAGTCTGGTGCCCTTGTGTGTCTTATCTGTATTGAAAACATTAAACGAACAGATGCA ACTTGGAGTTGTGAGGAGTGTTACTGCAGTTTCCACATGGCATGTGTCAATAAGTGGGCAAAAGACAGCATCTTTCAAATCTCAGAGGCACAGGCCGATGATAACCAAAGAGTGGACAAAGCATCTATACCCTGGTGTTG CCCAAAGTGCCGTTTCCAGTATGGCCAGTCCAAAATTCCCAGCAAGTACTTCTGCTTTTGTGGCAAACTGATGGATCCAAAATTTGATCCCTGGCTCATTCCTCATTCATGTGGAGAAAGGTGTGGGAAGAGGCTTAAGCCAGAGTGTGGTCACAGCTGCCTGCTACTTTGTCACCCAG GTCCCTGTCCACCCTGTCCAAAAATGGTTGAAAGCCGATGTCACTGTGGACAGATGCCACCACAGCCTCGCAGATGTTGCTCAAAGAACTGGTCGTGTGGACAACTCTGCAGTCAGGTGCTTGCCTGCGAACAACACAAGTGCGAGGAACCTTGTCATCCAGGAAAGTGCAAGAAGTGCCCTAGACAGAGCCGCCAGAATTGTAACTGTGGTTCAGAGACGAGCCTTAGGGAATGTGCTGACCCAAATTGGCAGTGTGGAAAG GCCTGTGGTAAGCGTCTGAATTGCAGACACCATCTCTGTCAGAAAATTTGTCACAGTGAGGATTGTGGTGACTGTCCATTAAGTGGGGAGCGCAAGTGCCCCTGTGGTAAGACCCAGCATATTCTCCCCTGCACACAGCAAATTCCAACCTGTGGAGACACCTGTGGAAAGCTGTTGTCTTGTGGAATACATTTCTGTGCTGAACGTTGTCATAGAGGAGCATGTTCCCAG tGCCTCCAGTTTTGTGTGAAAAAGTGTCGCTGTGGGTCGAAGCAAAAGGAAATGGCCTGCAGCAAGGAATTAACTTGTGAAATAAAGTGCAAGAACTTACGAGATTGTCGTCGGCATACGTGTAACAAGAAG tGTTGCCTTGGCGACTGCCCCAGGTGTGAGCAACCCTGTAGTCGGACACTGACTTGCCGCAACCACAAATGTGAAAGTCGCTGCCACCAAGGACCTTGCTACCCATGCACTATTATGCACACTATCACATGCCGCTGCGGAAAGAGGAAGATTCGGGTGCCATGTGGTCGAGAAAAGTATACCAAGCCACCAAAGTGCTCTGAGCCTTGTCG AGTGCCACCAACCTGCCATCACCCTGAACGTGAACTACACAAATGCCATCAGGGAAACTGTCCCACCTGTCGATTAGTGTGCAACTTAAAGCTCAAGTGTCGTCATGTCTGCCCTGCACCATGCCATGATGCAGTTCCTGTTAAG GTGGTGGACACATCTCGTAGAATAGGACCCTGGGAGCCTGTTGCTGCCCCTAGAATTGAGATCCAGAAAAAGCCATGTCCTCCCTGCATG GTTCCAGTCCCAACAACATGTCGTGGCAAGCATGAGACACCACAGTGGCCATGCAGTGATCTGCGCCCTTATAGCTGTGGACGTAAATGTGGACGCTCCCTTGCTTGTACAAACCACACATGTGAAGTTGAATGCCATGTGGTAGATGGAGCACCAGATAACACAAAGGCTGGAAAGAATTGTGCTCCTTGTGAGAGAAAGTGCTCAAAG GCCCGTCCACAGGGATGCTCACATGAATGCAAGAAGGCTTGTCATCCTGGAAACTGTGCAACATGCCACCAGCTAACAAAGATTAAATGCCACTGTGGCCTCACACAACTCTTTGTAGAGTGTGAAGCCTGGAACACAGCCACTACTGATAAAGAAATGCTTCAGTGTTGTAAAAACCAGTGTaataagatg ATGCCATGTGGACACAGATGTACCAAGGACTGCCACAGTGGCCCATGTAGTGCTCCACAGAACTGTAAGAAGAAGGTAGCTGTGCGATGTCCTtgtaagagacagaaaaaggattTTTCCTGTCATTTGGTAGGGGCAGGGAAGGCAACACTGGAGTGTGATGATGTTTGTGCCTTGAaattgaaagagaaggaaaag GAACAAGAAGAGCAAGCAAATAAGAAGCTTGAAGAAGAGCAAGCTCGGCAAAAGAGAGAACTAGAACTCTTTGAGAAGAAGATGGatggaaagaaatataagaaacgcAATAGAAAAGTAACTGAATCTAACAGTGAAAAGACATTTTGGAATACATACAAGTCACTGCTCATCTTCACAGCAACAGTTGTTGTAGCAATGTCAGCTTACATCATAATGGGCAGTTAG